From a single Salvelinus sp. IW2-2015 linkage group LG22, ASM291031v2, whole genome shotgun sequence genomic region:
- the actmap gene encoding actin maturation protease, with protein MEHPPPPPPPGPPPLTAASGPSKKKLYQAIAAGKTPVEGDHAEARLLLSQRESSFRKDLQWMLFNKYVPSLIQDGPQCGLVALWMAGHLLQPPLSVSVETVVQTAMDRGYTAQGEMFSASDMAMLAEEVCGCRAELLSGGMSGDNSTAVLKHLADGQPVLIPYDEDFNHEPCQRTGHRAHWAVASGVLLGLDQDSVSREHTQPDPTLPWLLLPQDSPSCPCPCPTVGAREAYILAKQGKSLRYQLWSLDKVAQSNAQLREIDPQRAGDSTQYVVPKGGVEVGLAGQVVLVHTGGQTK; from the exons ATGGAGcatccacctcctccaccaccaccaggaCCACCCCCACTGACAGCTGCCTCGGGGCCAAGCAAGAAGAAGCTGTACCAGGCCATAGCTGCAGGAAAGACCCCTGTCGAGGGGGATCATGCAGAGGCCCGGTTGCTGCTCAGTCAGAGGGAGAGCAG TTTCAGGAAGGACCTGCAGTGGATGCTGTTTAACAAGTATGTGCCTTCCCTCATCCAAGACGGCCCACA ATGTGGTCTGGTGGCTCTATGGATGGCTGGTCACCTACTACAGCCCCCTCTGAGTGTTTCCGTGGAGACCGTAGTCCAGACAGCGATGGACAGGGGCTACACAGCACAGGGGGAGATGTTCTCCG CTAGTGACATGGCCATGCTTGCAGAGGAGGTGTGTGGGTGCAGGGCTGAGCTCCTGTCCGGAGGGATGAGTGGAGACAACTCTACAGCCGTCCTGAAACACCTGGCTGACGGACAACCCGTCCTCATCCC ATATGATGAGGATTTCAATCATGAGCCATGCCAACGCACCGGACACAGGGCACACTGGGCAGTGGCCTCAG gTGTCTTGTTGGGTCTGGACCAGGACAGCGTGAGCAGAGAGCACACCCAACCTGACCCCACCCTGCCCTGGCTACTCCTGCCCCAGGACAGCCCCTCATGCCCATGCCCCTGTCCCACTGTGGGGGCAAGAGAAGCATACATCCTGGCCAAGCAGGGCAAGAGCCTGCGCTATCAGCTGTGGAGCCTGGACAAGGTGGCCCAAAGCAATGCCCAGCTGAGGGAGATAGATCCCCAGAGGGCTGGGGACAGTACCCAGTACGTGGTACCCAAGGGAGGGGTGGAAGTTGGGCTGGCAGGCCAGGTCGTGTTGGTCCACACTGGGGGACAGACTAAGTGA
- the LOC111982830 gene encoding U1 small nuclear ribonucleoprotein A produces MAAPDMRLNHTIYINNLNEKIKKDELKKSLYAIFSQFGQILDILVARSLKMRGQAFVIFKEVNSASNALRSMQGFPFYDKPMRIGYAKGDSDIIAKMKGTYVERDRKKEKRAKVKGPEAAGAKKGVPGTPVVPMGPGVPTPMTGMPPMSGAPRMMPMPGQPPYMPPPGMMPPPGMGPGGMLPGAMPPGGMMPGQMPHAQVAENPPNHILFLTNLPEETNELMLSMLFNQFPGFKEVRLVPGRHDIAFVEFDNDVQAGAAREALQGFKITQTNAMKISFAKK; encoded by the exons ATGGCTGCTCCGGATATGCGCCTCAACCACACCATATACATCAACAACCTGAACGAGAAGATTAAAAAAGATG AACTGAAGAAGTCGTTGTACGCAATCTTCTCTCAGTTTGGTCAAATCCTGGACATTTTGGTTGCCCGCTCCCTGAAGATGAGGGGTCAGGCCTTTGTCATCTTCAAGGAGGTCAACAGCGCCTCCAATGCCCTGCGTTCCATGCAGGGGTTCCCATTCTATGACAAACCTATG CGTATTGGGTACGCCAAGGGGGACTCTGACATCATCGCTAAAATGAAGGGCACCTACGTGGAGCGGGACCGTAAGAAGGAGAAAAGGGCCAAGGTCAAGGGCCCAGAGGCTGCAGGGGCCAAAAAGGGTGTGCCAGGGACCCCTGTAGTACCCATGGGCCCTGGAGTTCCAACACCCATGACC GGAATGCCACCCATGAGCGGAGCTCCTCGTATGATGCCAATGCCAGGGCAGCCCCCCTACATGCCCCCGCCAGGCATGATGCCACCTCCAGGGATGGGCCCTGGGGGGATGCTCCCTGGTGCCATGCCTCCGGGTGGGATGATGCCCGGGCAAATGCCCCACGCCCAG GTTGCAGAAAACCCTCCCAACCACATCCTTTTCCTCACCAACCTCCCAGAGGAGACCAACGAGCTCATGCTGTCTATGCTCTTCAACCA GTTCCCTGGGTTCAAAGAGGTGCGTCTGGTGCCTGGTCGCCACGACATTGCCTTTGTGGAGTTTGATAATGACGTGCAGGCTGGAGCGGCCAGGGAGGCACTACAGGGCTTCAAGATCACYCAGACCAACGCCATGAAGATCTCTTTCGCCAAGAAATAA